Part of the Sulfuricella denitrificans skB26 genome is shown below.
GGAAAGTAGAGATTAAATTACTGACCGAGCCGGGGTGTTTGCCGATCGCCAGTCAGAGCATCGATTTACTGCTGCTGCCCCACGTGCTGGAATTCAGCGCTCACCCCCACCAGATTTTGCGCGAGGTGGAACGGGTGCTGAGGCCGGAGGGGCAGGTAATTATCAGTGGCTTCAACCCATTCAGCCTGTGGGGGCTGCCCCGGTTTCTGCCCAGCCGCAAGCAGCATTACCCCTGGAATGGGGATTTTATTTCCCTGCCGCGCATCAAGGATTGGCTGGCATTGCTGGGTTTTGATGTCGTGGCCGGTCGGATGTGCTGCTATGAACCGCCGGTACGCAGCGAAAAATGGCTGCGGCGCTTTCATTTCATGGAGCCGGCGGGTGACCGCTGGTGGGCGCTGGCGGGAGGCGTCTATTTTCTGCAGGCGAAAAAGAAGGTGGTCGGGATGCATTTGATCATGCCGAACTGGAACAGAAATTCTGCAGCAAAGAAAGTGCTCGCCCCGGCGCCACAGAAAATGATCAACAATAGAATATCTGGGCAATGAAAATGGATGAAAACAAGGAAATTCCAGAGCTGCGGCGCAACATCGTGGAGATCTACACCGATGGTGCCTGCAAGGGCAATCCCGGCGTGGGTGGCTGGGGCGCATGGCTGCGCTATTCCGGGCATGAAAAGGAGCTCTGCGGAGGCGAGAAGCTCACCACCAACAACCGTATGGAGCTGACCGCGGTGATTCGGGCGCTGGAAGCCTTGTCGCGCCCCTGTATCGTCCGGCTGCATACCGACTCGAAGTACGTGCAGAAAGGCATCAGCGAGTGGATACATGCCTGGAAGCTGCGCGGCTGGCGCACGGCCGACAAAAAGCCGGTGAAGAACGATGATTTGTGGCGGCAGCTCGACGTGCTGGCCGCGCAGCACGAGATCGAATGGCTCTGGATCAAGGGGCATGCCGGCCACGAAGGCAACGAACGGGCCGACAGGCTGGCCAATCAGGGCGTCGAAGAGTTACGAGGATAAAAAATGCGGCAAGTTATTCTGGATACTGAAACCACTGGTCTGGACGCCAATCTGGGTCACCGCATCATCGAGGTAGCCGCGGTTGAAATGATCAACCGGCGTTTGACCGGAAACCATTTTCATCATTACGTTAATCCGCAACGCGAGATCGACCCGGGGGCGCAGCAGGTGCACGGCATCAGCCTGGAATTTCTGCAGGACAAGCCGTTTTTTAGAGATGTCGCCCAGGATTTTATCGAGTTCATCAGCGGCGCAGAGCTGGTTATCCACAATGCGCCGTTCGATCTCGGATTCCTCAACATGGAGCTGAAACTGATCGGTCTGGAACCGGTCGGAAAATATAGTCCGGACGTGGTCGACACCCTGAAAATGGCCAAAGATCTGCATCCGGGGCAGAAAAACAATCTGGATGCGCTGTGCCGTCGCTATTTTGTGGACAATGCCAGCCGCACCTTGCACGGGGCCCTGCTGGATACCGAGCTGCTTGCCGAAGTTTATCTCGCCATGACGCGCGGACAGAACAGCCTGATGATCGAATCCGTTGAAGAGGGGGGTAATCACGCTGATCTGGGTGGGGATTTCATGCCGCATGACCTGATGGTCTTGGCGGCTACGCCAGACGAGATGGAGATGCACCGCGCCTACCTTGACGAGATCGACAAGGCCAGCAAGGGCGCCTGCCTGTGGCGGGCGCTTGAAAGCGGTGCCTGAATCCTTGGCGACCTTGTCCTATCGCAATATATATGCAATGTGGCTGGCAAGAAAAGGCGGAACATGGCATGACTGAATCGGATTGGCGGGATATGGCTTTGCTGGCGTTTTTCTGGCTGGGATATTTCGTCCTGCATTCGGCGCTGGCTTCGCTTCAGGTGAAGAGCTGGGTTGCCTTGCATTACCCGGAGCGAATGCCGCTGTATCGGCTGAGTTACAATATTCTTGCGGCTATCATGCTGCTGCCGATACTCTGGCTGATGGTTCGTAACCCCGGTCCAGCGCTATGGGCCTGGCAGAGTATGGGTGCCTGGCTGGCGAATGGACTGACATTGGCAGCGTTGTTCGGTTTCGTAAAATCACTGAATTATTACGATACCCAGGAATTTCTCGGCTTGCGCCAGTGGAAGTCACGCACTCAACGGGTGGAGGACCAAGAGGGTTTCCATCTTTCACCACTCCATCGTTATGTGCGACATCCGTGGTATTCCTTCGGGCTGGTGCTGATCTGGACCCGCGACATGAATGCCGCAATGCTGTTGTCCGGCATGATGATGACGGCCTATTTCATCATCGGTTCACGGCTGGAGGAAAAGAAACTGGTGGTCTATCATGGGGATGCCTACCGGTGTTACATGGAACGGGTACCCGGCCTTATCCCCCTGCCCTGGAAGTCGCTCACGGCGAAGGAGGCCGCCGCGTTGGTATCGGCGGCGGAACGATCGCCGGAGCGACCCTGAGCGGTCGGTTTACAAACCGATTTTGCTCGCCTCGATGCCATGGCCGCATACGCGCGCCAGCACCACACTTGAACTTACCGTATCTGGGTCGTAGGCAATAGTCATCATATGGGGGTGTCCCGGACTAAAGTGTGCCGATACGACACCGTTCATGTAGCCAATTTCATCTTCCAGATGCATTCGATCAGTTAAGGGAAGTTCTGGGTGCACATTGATGAGAAAGTCAGCCATATACATGATTGCTCTCCTTGCTTGAAGTTGTCGAGGTGGTTGGCCACTTGCGCATTACAGGCATGGGCAACCAGCCACTCTGTGGTTCACACTGCGATCTCGGCTAAAAAATCGCAATGATATGAGGCTGGTGTTAATCAAGGCATCCGTAGTAAACAGAACAGCCTACGTTTCCATTCCAGCCTTCAGGGTGGGTTGTATCGATAATGCTTTTGGCCTGAGAAATTTCATCGGCCGTTCCGTGAAAAAAGAGAAGCAGCCTGTCGGCTTTTAATTCGGCTTCGTAATCAGGAATGGTTTCCCTGGAAACGCAGCTATATTGTTCCGCGCCAAGTTCATTCAGGTCACCGACCATCGTTACTTTTTTTAAAATTTTGTTTTCATCCTTGCCGACGATGGACAGCTTGCTCATGTCCAGCCCGGCTTTGTGCAATTTCTTGACGGTGGCCTTGGCCAGAGTGTGATTTGCATAGGTGGCAACAAGAGAATTGTTCTCTGACATGGTATGTACCTCCATAAGGGTAAACGCTACTGTTTACAGACTCGGTTCGACATGAAGCCACAAACTGCTGGGCCTCATGTCAGCTTGCTGGTCAGGTCGTCCAGAACCACGCAGGCTTCCTTGCTTGGGTCGTGCGGGTCGCGTAGCGCATTGATCTGGCACAGGTACTCATTGCCGAGGCTGTCGTGCAGATTGATATACGGGCTGGGACCATATTGATCAAAGGCGCTTGAATCGGCGAAGATGAATTCGAATTCACCGTTTATTTCTATTTCAAGTTTGCCACCGTGGCTTGCTCCGTAATCGAGCCAGCGCGTATCGGTGTCGGCACCCGCGATCATGGGCGACATCCGTGATGTTTTCCTGTCGTGCCAGGCAACCATGACAGGTTCGGTGATGTATGGATCTTTTTCAGCAAAAGAGGCAGCCAGTCCGCTGGCCATTTTGTAGTCCAGATCCATGCCTGAATAGTTGATGTGAGCTTCTTTCATCTTTCTCTCCTTAGAATTAGAAGGCGTCCCAAAATTGAAGTAGGCCGCTGGTTCAATGTGAAGTCTGCGAAAGAGATTCTGTTGTTCTCAGACGACATGCCTGAAATGAATTGCCTCTCAGGAAGCCAAATGAATAGTCATTATTCATTTTATAAATATAGCGTATTAGTTGAGTAAATCAATCGGGTAATATCTGTATTTTTAAATAGTAAAACGGAGTAGGTGAATTTAATGTACCGGTGGTTTTTCCTAGCCGAGTATTTGGAGAAACCCAAAGCCATACGTCTTTACGCTACGGGAAAACACCGTGTATGCTCTTCTTCAGCAATGTCTTAAGGCATACAATTAGTTTTAGTGAAGTTAATTACCAATTAAAGGGGTGAGCGATGCGGCTAGCAATGGTGGGACTGGGGAAAATGGGCAGCAACATGGCGCGGCGGCTGCGTCGTGGCGGTATTGAAGTGGTCGGCTATGATCACTCGTTGGACATGGTGGTCAGTCTTGTTGCGGAGGAGGGCATGGTTGGGGCTTCTTCCGTAGAGGATGCGGTAAGCAAGCTCCAGTCGCCGCGCGTGGTCTGGCTGATGTTGCCAAGCGGAGAACCAACCGAGAAGCAAATCCGTGAGCTGGCTCCTTTGCTTGCCAAGGGCGATATCGTCATCGATGGCGGAAACTCCAATTACAAAGACAGCCAGCGCCGCGGCAACTGGCTGGCGGAGCAGGGTATCGGTTTCATGGACGCCGGCACATCAGGCGGTATATGGGGGCTGGACAACGGCTATTGCCTGATGGTGGGAGCGACCCCGGAAGTCGCGAAGATCATGGAGCCGGTTCTCAAGGCGCTGGCTCCCGCCGCAGATCGCGGCTGGGCGCATGTGGGTCCGGTCGGCTCGGGGCATTTCACCAAGATGATCCACAATGGTATCGAGTACGGCATGATGCAGGCGATGGCCGAAGGGTTGGAATTGCTGCGTGGAAAGCAGGAATTCTCGCTCGACCTGGCGGAGATCACAGAATTGTGGCGGCACAGTTCGGTAGTACGAAGCTGGCTGCTGGATCTGACCGCGGAGGCGTTAAAAAGCGATCAAGCCCTGGACAATGTGGCGCCTTATGTGGCTGACTCGGGCGAAGGGCGCTGGACCGTCGTGGAGGCGGTGGAGCAGGGCGTGGCGGCACCCGTTCTGACCCTGGCGCTGCAAATGCGTTTCGCCAGCCAGAATGAGACCGGCTACGGGTACCGCTTGCTCTCCATGATGCGGAACGCGTTTGGGGGTCATGCAGTGAAGCAGACGGGGGGAGGAAAATGAAAACCCTGGAACCCTGCACCCTGGTGATTTTTGGTGCCGGGGGAAATTTGGCCCGGATCAAGTTGATCCCCGCGCTGTTTCGTCTTGAAATGGCAGGGCGCTTGCCGGAAAAAATGGTGATACTTTCCTCCAGCCTTGAACTGTGGACTCGCGAGCAGTGGCTGGACGAAGTGGCGACCATGCTGGGCAACAAGTACCCCCAAGGCTATGATGAGCATGCGTTCAAGCGATTCCGCGCCCGGCTTCATTATCATCCCAATCCGCCAGACGATGCGGATGCATATCGAAAGCTGCATAAACTTCTGGACGAGGACTCCACTTTTCCGCCCAATGCGGTGTTCTACATGTCTGTGCGGCCATCGGAATTTCCCGCCATCATCGAAAAGTTGGGCGGAGTCGACCTGCTCAAGGAGAAAAAAGGCTGGCGTCGTGTCGTCATCGAAAAGCCCTTCGGCCATGATCTGTTGAGCGCGCAAACCTTGCAGAGCAGTTTGTACAAACACTTGGACGAGCCGCAAATTTTTCGCATCGACCATTACCTGGGTAAAGGCACGGTGCAGAACATCATGGTGTTCCGC
Proteins encoded:
- a CDS encoding methyltransferase family protein, yielding MTESDWRDMALLAFFWLGYFVLHSALASLQVKSWVALHYPERMPLYRLSYNILAAIMLLPILWLMVRNPGPALWAWQSMGAWLANGLTLAALFGFVKSLNYYDTQEFLGLRQWKSRTQRVEDQEGFHLSPLHRYVRHPWYSFGLVLIWTRDMNAAMLLSGMMMTAYFIIGSRLEEKKLVVYHGDAYRCYMERVPGLIPLPWKSLTAKEAAALVSAAERSPERP
- a CDS encoding class I SAM-dependent methyltransferase; translated protein: MDEWIATPLGRYLIEREQTYFDQVVADIFGFNALQIGFAQSDLLRTNRMQMRFAAAAQFSEYGKVEIKLLTEPGCLPIASQSIDLLLLPHVLEFSAHPHQILREVERVLRPEGQVIISGFNPFSLWGLPRFLPSRKQHYPWNGDFISLPRIKDWLALLGFDVVAGRMCCYEPPVRSEKWLRRFHFMEPAGDRWWALAGGVYFLQAKKKVVGMHLIMPNWNRNSAAKKVLAPAPQKMINNRISGQ
- the gnd gene encoding phosphogluconate dehydrogenase (NAD(+)-dependent, decarboxylating), coding for MRLAMVGLGKMGSNMARRLRRGGIEVVGYDHSLDMVVSLVAEEGMVGASSVEDAVSKLQSPRVVWLMLPSGEPTEKQIRELAPLLAKGDIVIDGGNSNYKDSQRRGNWLAEQGIGFMDAGTSGGIWGLDNGYCLMVGATPEVAKIMEPVLKALAPAADRGWAHVGPVGSGHFTKMIHNGIEYGMMQAMAEGLELLRGKQEFSLDLAEITELWRHSSVVRSWLLDLTAEALKSDQALDNVAPYVADSGEGRWTVVEAVEQGVAAPVLTLALQMRFASQNETGYGYRLLSMMRNAFGGHAVKQTGGGK
- a CDS encoding AF1514 family protein; this translates as MKEAHINYSGMDLDYKMASGLAASFAEKDPYITEPVMVAWHDRKTSRMSPMIAGADTDTRWLDYGASHGGKLEIEINGEFEFIFADSSAFDQYGPSPYINLHDSLGNEYLCQINALRDPHDPSKEACVVLDDLTSKLT
- the dnaQ gene encoding DNA polymerase III subunit epsilon produces the protein MRQVILDTETTGLDANLGHRIIEVAAVEMINRRLTGNHFHHYVNPQREIDPGAQQVHGISLEFLQDKPFFRDVAQDFIEFISGAELVIHNAPFDLGFLNMELKLIGLEPVGKYSPDVVDTLKMAKDLHPGQKNNLDALCRRYFVDNASRTLHGALLDTELLAEVYLAMTRGQNSLMIESVEEGGNHADLGGDFMPHDLMVLAATPDEMEMHRAYLDEIDKASKGACLWRALESGA
- the rnhA gene encoding ribonuclease HI, which produces MKMDENKEIPELRRNIVEIYTDGACKGNPGVGGWGAWLRYSGHEKELCGGEKLTTNNRMELTAVIRALEALSRPCIVRLHTDSKYVQKGISEWIHAWKLRGWRTADKKPVKNDDLWRQLDVLAAQHEIEWLWIKGHAGHEGNERADRLANQGVEELRG